One Bifidobacterium crudilactis genomic region harbors:
- a CDS encoding ABC transporter permease, which yields MNTCKAALRILWSHKLYLFIYMFGLGTLMLVMGSSAITSADGQSGSTASLELVRPRIAVINTDGGKLGEGLSDYLAQTSHILPLSDDAQSLQDAVARNYVDLIVVIPSGYSQDFTSAAAAGERPPTVRTTVSYTSGSGSLAKINVDGYFSQVRTVLRSGQSQELSKAIDVVTKHIEDSPRNTSIDTVKTGDESGKSLANGFGLVMKLSIYPMFTAMTVCVSLLIGIFNTVETRRRLLAAPLKSVFLSVQQLLACLIIGLFCWLCYSVIALALVMPHNAGFSVVDAPSIGLPILTLLIFTLVSIAFGFMLGQFGISTSAANGVAVALGLVLMFTSGAAFDPSAMPDVMVAIGKLTPGWWFSISVDQALGISTASSTGANAYGWFQSAGLVALFGVAFLCLGLAVGRMRVSHPGDNIQRVTQLTELG from the coding sequence CCTCGGCACGCTCATGCTCGTCATGGGTTCCTCCGCCATCACTTCCGCCGACGGCCAGAGCGGTTCCACGGCCAGTCTCGAATTGGTCCGTCCCCGCATAGCGGTCATCAACACCGATGGCGGCAAACTCGGCGAGGGGCTCAGCGACTATCTGGCGCAGACCTCACATATCCTGCCGTTGTCCGATGACGCGCAGAGCCTTCAGGATGCCGTGGCACGCAATTACGTCGACCTCATCGTCGTCATACCCTCCGGCTATTCCCAGGACTTCACGAGTGCCGCCGCCGCAGGTGAGCGCCCGCCCACGGTCCGCACCACCGTGAGCTACACCTCAGGAAGCGGTTCTCTGGCGAAAATCAACGTGGACGGATATTTCAGCCAGGTACGGACGGTGCTGCGTTCCGGTCAATCGCAGGAGTTGTCGAAGGCCATCGATGTCGTCACGAAGCATATCGAGGACTCACCCCGGAACACATCGATAGACACCGTGAAGACCGGAGACGAATCCGGCAAGTCACTGGCGAATGGCTTCGGCCTGGTGATGAAGCTCTCCATCTATCCGATGTTCACGGCGATGACGGTATGCGTGTCGTTGCTCATCGGCATCTTCAACACCGTCGAAACCCGCAGGAGGCTGCTTGCAGCGCCGCTGAAATCGGTGTTTCTCAGCGTTCAGCAGCTTCTCGCCTGCCTGATCATCGGCCTGTTCTGCTGGCTCTGCTACAGCGTGATCGCGCTGGCCCTGGTGATGCCTCACAACGCGGGTTTCTCCGTCGTAGACGCGCCATCCATCGGTCTGCCCATTCTCACGCTGCTGATATTCACACTGGTATCCATAGCGTTCGGGTTCATGCTGGGGCAGTTCGGAATATCGACCTCGGCTGCGAACGGCGTTGCGGTGGCATTGGGACTTGTGCTGATGTTCACTTCGGGTGCGGCCTTCGACCCTTCGGCTATGCCCGATGTGATGGTGGCTATCGGCAAGCTCACACCGGGGTGGTGGTTCTCAATTTCCGTAGATCAGGCCTTGGGTATCTCCACCGCATCGTCAACCGGCGCGAATGCCTACGGATGGTTCCAATCCGCTGGTCTGGTGGCGTTGTTCGGCGTGGCGTTCCTGTGCCTCGGACTGGCTGTAGGGCGCATGCGTGTCAGCCATCCCGGCGACAATATTCAGCGCGTCACACAGCTCACGGAATTGGGGTAA
- a CDS encoding D-alanine--D-alanine ligase family protein, with amino-acid sequence MPKKRIVVLYGGRADEHPISCISASGVLNAIDTDRFDVVTVGITRSGQWIVDGDDPRAWSLGGDGLPSVEITEQARPVLLDVARGADGFMIGDHDDLTDANVSDETVATSPGCGEVTSLGHVDAVFPVLHGPYGEDGTVQGLLEMMDVPYVGCGVFASAACMDKHFTKVLLQASGIPVAPWITVDTRTIPEDEEGRRSRGDEILSKIQNAHLRYPLFVKPSRAGSSFGVTKIEHDGDRDELLAALLEASSHDWKVLVEEGIQAREIECAVLRASERDQVATSLPGEVVLDSREQNDESFYDFDSKYMDAEASHVEVPAHIPESTLQRVREIAATAFAAVDGQGLSRVDTFVGEDGEVMVNEINTMPGFTPISMYAKAWEASGVSYTELITRLIEGVLR; translated from the coding sequence ATGCCAAAGAAGCGGATTGTGGTCTTGTACGGTGGCCGAGCGGATGAGCATCCGATTTCCTGCATATCGGCATCGGGCGTGCTCAACGCCATTGATACTGACCGTTTCGACGTGGTCACCGTAGGCATCACCCGCAGCGGGCAGTGGATCGTCGATGGCGATGATCCCCGTGCCTGGAGTCTCGGTGGCGACGGCCTGCCGAGCGTGGAGATCACCGAACAGGCCAGACCGGTGCTGTTGGACGTGGCTCGCGGGGCAGACGGATTCATGATCGGCGATCACGATGATCTGACCGACGCAAACGTCTCGGACGAGACGGTCGCCACGTCGCCGGGTTGCGGCGAAGTCACCTCGCTAGGACATGTCGACGCGGTGTTCCCGGTGTTGCATGGCCCATACGGCGAGGATGGAACCGTCCAGGGCCTGTTGGAAATGATGGATGTGCCTTATGTGGGCTGTGGCGTCTTCGCTTCTGCGGCCTGCATGGACAAGCATTTCACCAAGGTCCTGCTCCAGGCGTCGGGCATTCCGGTGGCACCGTGGATCACGGTGGATACCCGGACGATTCCCGAGGATGAAGAGGGCCGAAGGTCACGTGGCGACGAGATTCTTTCGAAGATACAGAACGCGCATCTGCGATACCCGTTGTTCGTCAAGCCCTCCAGAGCAGGTTCGAGTTTCGGGGTAACCAAAATCGAGCATGACGGCGACCGTGATGAGCTTCTTGCAGCGTTGCTCGAGGCATCGTCGCATGATTGGAAAGTGCTGGTCGAAGAGGGCATCCAGGCTCGGGAAATCGAGTGCGCGGTCCTGCGGGCATCGGAACGGGATCAGGTCGCAACGAGTCTGCCCGGTGAGGTTGTGCTCGACAGCCGTGAGCAGAACGATGAATCCTTCTATGACTTCGACAGCAAGTACATGGATGCGGAAGCATCCCATGTCGAGGTTCCTGCCCATATTCCCGAAAGCACCTTGCAGCGCGTTCGTGAAATCGCCGCCACCGCCTTTGCGGCCGTAGATGGCCAGGGGCTCAGCCGAGTCGACACCTTTGTCGGCGAGGACGGGGAAGTGATGGTGAACGAAATCAACACCATGCCGGGATTCACGCCTATATCCATGTATGCCAAGGCATGGGAGGCAAGCGGTGTCAGCTATACCGAGCTCATCACCAGACTTATCGAGGGTGTGCTGCGCTAA
- a CDS encoding NAD(P)H-dependent glycerol-3-phosphate dehydrogenase: protein MNVSVLGAGAWGTTFGQVLADAGNSVMMWGLEPDIVEDINTNHRNSSRLPSVDRLPDAMVASTDRAEAVRDAEIVVVAIAAQFARGALEQFAPLIPANAIVVSLMKGIERSTGARMDEVVRQSLDIPAERFAAVSGPNLSKEVAAKMPSATVVASADPETARKVALACTTDYFKAYTSPDVVGLELCGSLKNVVALAVGMCRGAGYGENTAALVQTRGLAELIALGVASGAQEHTFAGLAGVGDLIATCGSPLSRNYTFGSNLGKGMSPEEATKASNGVAEGVPTTEAMAALGGRLGVSTPLASAMSKVLSEGLTCGQMLAEIFASDVSAE, encoded by the coding sequence ATGAACGTAAGTGTGTTGGGTGCAGGTGCATGGGGAACCACATTTGGTCAGGTGCTGGCCGATGCCGGGAATTCCGTCATGATGTGGGGGTTGGAACCCGATATCGTCGAAGACATCAATACCAATCATCGCAATAGTTCGCGTCTGCCGAGCGTCGACCGTCTTCCGGACGCGATGGTGGCCAGCACCGACCGCGCGGAGGCCGTGCGTGATGCCGAAATCGTCGTAGTGGCGATCGCCGCGCAGTTCGCACGTGGAGCGCTTGAGCAGTTCGCCCCTCTTATTCCTGCGAATGCCATCGTCGTCTCTTTGATGAAGGGTATAGAGCGCAGTACCGGTGCCAGAATGGATGAGGTCGTTCGTCAATCCCTGGATATTCCTGCTGAACGCTTCGCCGCCGTGTCAGGGCCGAATCTGAGCAAGGAGGTCGCCGCAAAGATGCCCAGCGCGACCGTGGTCGCTTCCGCCGACCCGGAGACCGCCAGGAAGGTTGCGCTCGCATGCACCACCGACTATTTCAAAGCGTATACATCACCGGATGTGGTCGGTCTTGAACTCTGCGGTTCACTGAAGAACGTCGTGGCGCTCGCCGTCGGCATGTGCAGGGGAGCGGGATATGGAGAGAACACCGCTGCATTGGTGCAGACCCGAGGTCTCGCGGAACTCATCGCCCTCGGCGTCGCATCCGGGGCCCAGGAGCATACCTTTGCCGGACTGGCCGGAGTGGGCGACCTTATCGCCACCTGCGGGTCTCCATTGAGCAGAAACTATACTTTCGGCTCCAACCTGGGCAAGGGCATGTCGCCCGAAGAGGCCACGAAGGCGAGCAACGGAGTCGCGGAAGGTGTGCCTACGACCGAGGCGATGGCCGCGCTCGGCGGCAGACTCGGTGTATCGACACCGCTTGCCAGCGCCATGAGCAAGGTGTTGAGCGAAGGTCTGACATGTGGGCAGATGCTCGCCGAGATTTTCGCGTCGGATGTTTCCGCGGAGTAG
- a CDS encoding lysophospholipid acyltransferase family protein, with protein MVSKGKPSPRSAVEPLSDVQMDRLRERHDLVDPTRYYPTGVHRPNAAEIAAQNPKATDRLLAGASWVVRNRCKVKAWGLEHVPETGTFITAATHVTQFDVFIPMMALFHMGRRPRYMAKAEMAGWPIIGKWFQLVGMQPVPRRSGKARIIEEESIDILTSGRPLTVWPEGTVSRDPLKWPMTLKPGIGFIALEASRRHGEEIPLHVAVTWGAASINHWWPWPRKNVVMCYDGALDYGDLLEDSDQWGDEPPVAAVNELSRRVRARMEEIMVEIRGEAPPAEGLWDYPTMTRKAR; from the coding sequence ATGGTATCCAAAGGAAAACCTTCTCCGCGTTCTGCCGTGGAGCCTCTTTCTGATGTGCAGATGGATCGGCTTCGTGAGCGGCACGACCTCGTGGACCCGACTCGGTATTATCCCACTGGTGTGCATCGACCCAATGCCGCAGAAATCGCGGCGCAGAATCCCAAGGCCACGGACCGTCTGCTCGCCGGTGCCTCCTGGGTGGTGAGGAACCGTTGCAAGGTGAAGGCGTGGGGCCTCGAACACGTGCCGGAAACGGGAACGTTCATCACCGCAGCCACTCATGTGACGCAGTTCGACGTGTTCATACCGATGATGGCGCTGTTCCATATGGGGCGACGCCCGAGGTACATGGCCAAGGCCGAAATGGCCGGATGGCCGATTATCGGCAAATGGTTTCAGCTGGTAGGAATGCAGCCGGTGCCACGACGCAGTGGCAAGGCTCGCATCATCGAAGAGGAATCCATAGATATCCTCACCTCAGGAAGACCGTTGACGGTGTGGCCTGAAGGTACGGTTTCCCGCGATCCACTCAAATGGCCGATGACGCTGAAACCGGGCATCGGATTCATCGCCTTGGAGGCTTCAAGGCGTCACGGAGAAGAGATTCCCCTGCACGTTGCGGTGACTTGGGGAGCGGCATCGATTAATCATTGGTGGCCGTGGCCTCGCAAGAACGTCGTGATGTGCTATGACGGCGCACTGGATTATGGAGATCTTCTCGAGGATTCGGATCAGTGGGGCGATGAGCCTCCCGTCGCGGCAGTCAATGAGCTTTCCAGGCGTGTTCGTGCTCGGATGGAAGAGATCATGGTCGAAATCCGAGGAGAGGCACCGCCTGCTGAAGGACTGTGGGATTATCCTACGATGACCCGGAAAGCACGGTAA
- the murA gene encoding UDP-N-acetylglucosamine 1-carboxyvinyltransferase — MASVEAKNDVLHVVGGKPLEGTIKVRGAKNFVSKAMVAALLAPGVSTLKNVPEIRDVQVVSDLLRLHGVGVDVQSKEGVVTIDASHVELADVADVDTLSGSSRIPILFSGPLLHRLGEAFIPALGGCRIGSRPIDFHLETLRRLGAQVDKEHEAGIHITAPEGLHGAKIHLPYPSVGATEQTLLAAVLAEGKTELSGAATEPEIMDLVAVLQKMGAQISVDVDRTIRIEGVKSLKGYTHTSLPDRIEGASWASAALATHGDIFVEGADQPSMMTFLNVFRKIGGEFDISDRGIRFWHPGGDLKPVAIETDVHPGFMTDWQQPLVVALTQAKGLSIVHETVYENRFGFTKPLISMGATIQLYRECLGSLPCRFQQQNFEHSAVIFGPTPLTGQDIDVPDLRGGFSHLIAALTAKGPSTVHGISLIDRGYEDFREKLSALGADIS, encoded by the coding sequence GTGGCCAGTGTTGAAGCCAAGAACGATGTGCTGCATGTTGTGGGAGGTAAACCTCTCGAAGGCACAATCAAGGTGCGTGGAGCCAAGAATTTCGTCAGCAAGGCCATGGTTGCGGCACTGTTGGCACCTGGTGTGTCAACACTGAAAAACGTTCCTGAAATCAGGGATGTGCAGGTGGTGTCCGATTTGCTGCGTCTGCACGGTGTGGGAGTGGACGTGCAATCCAAGGAGGGCGTTGTCACCATCGACGCCAGCCATGTGGAATTGGCCGATGTCGCGGATGTCGATACGCTTTCGGGCTCTTCGAGAATTCCCATCCTCTTCTCCGGACCGCTGCTGCATCGCCTGGGTGAGGCCTTCATCCCTGCTCTGGGCGGATGCCGCATAGGCAGCCGGCCGATTGACTTCCATCTTGAAACCCTTCGCAGACTCGGTGCCCAGGTCGACAAGGAACATGAGGCAGGAATTCATATCACCGCACCTGAAGGGTTGCACGGCGCGAAGATTCATCTTCCATACCCATCCGTCGGTGCCACTGAGCAGACCCTGCTCGCCGCCGTGCTGGCCGAGGGCAAGACCGAGCTTTCCGGTGCCGCCACAGAACCGGAGATCATGGATCTGGTGGCGGTGCTGCAGAAGATGGGCGCTCAGATTTCGGTGGATGTTGATCGCACGATCCGTATCGAAGGCGTCAAATCGCTCAAGGGCTATACCCATACCTCACTGCCTGATCGCATCGAGGGTGCAAGCTGGGCTTCGGCGGCACTCGCCACGCATGGCGACATTTTCGTGGAGGGCGCGGACCAGCCTTCGATGATGACCTTCCTCAACGTATTCAGGAAGATCGGCGGCGAATTCGACATCAGCGACCGCGGTATTCGTTTCTGGCATCCAGGCGGTGATTTGAAGCCGGTGGCCATCGAAACCGATGTGCATCCCGGATTCATGACCGACTGGCAGCAGCCGCTCGTCGTGGCGCTCACACAGGCCAAGGGCTTGAGCATCGTGCATGAGACGGTTTACGAGAATCGTTTCGGATTCACCAAGCCTTTGATTTCCATGGGGGCGACGATTCAGCTGTATCGTGAATGCCTCGGCTCCTTGCCCTGCCGTTTCCAACAGCAGAATTTCGAACATTCCGCAGTGATTTTCGGACCGACGCCTTTGACCGGACAGGATATCGACGTTCCTGACCTGCGTGGAGGATTCAGCCATCTGATTGCCGCGCTTACCGCGAAGGGTCCTTCGACCGTTCACGGCATATCCCTGATAGACCGCGGATACGAGGATTTCCGAGAGAAGCTCAGTGCTCTCGGAGCCGATATCTCCTGA
- a CDS encoding beta/alpha barrel domain-containing protein, whose protein sequence is MSSGTVGIDRHADEAADLQSFYDVRRSYEDNYREGPFGAFADVANFATKHPADGADGADKTAPTPYDFLGQHLRTPFGIPAGPLLNSAFTDAAFDMGFDICVYKTVRSRAWECNPFPNVLAVHPKSSNGFLEPGGPESEDGVLADDRYERPISISNSFGVPSRDPDVWQPDMQRAMSHAGIGQLLIGSFQGSRVSGMDTKGYIQDHVDTASLLAETGVKVIEMNTSCPNEGKHRLLCDDPDLVGRICEAVKNRIGDIPLIVKLAYIPDDRFLDRLVEATVAHGVVQGLATINTISAKLVDSHGRQALPGEGRDRSGVCGNAIRPSGLDMVARLDAMRSRRDLEFSIVGVGGVLDAEDFAEYRGVGADAVMSATGAMWDPMLGRRVANALGR, encoded by the coding sequence CGACCTGCAGTCGTTCTACGATGTGCGGCGCAGCTATGAGGACAACTATCGTGAGGGACCGTTCGGGGCTTTCGCTGATGTCGCGAATTTTGCGACGAAGCATCCCGCTGACGGTGCCGACGGTGCCGATAAGACCGCGCCGACCCCGTATGACTTTCTCGGCCAGCACTTGAGAACGCCCTTCGGCATTCCCGCCGGTCCTCTGCTCAACAGTGCCTTTACCGATGCCGCGTTCGACATGGGTTTCGATATATGCGTGTATAAGACCGTGCGCTCGAGGGCATGGGAGTGCAATCCATTCCCCAACGTGCTGGCTGTTCACCCGAAGTCTTCCAACGGTTTCCTCGAACCCGGAGGCCCGGAAAGCGAGGATGGTGTGCTCGCCGATGACCGTTATGAACGGCCGATTTCCATTTCGAATTCCTTCGGCGTGCCTTCGCGCGACCCGGATGTCTGGCAGCCCGACATGCAGCGAGCCATGTCGCACGCGGGTATCGGTCAGCTGCTCATCGGCAGTTTCCAAGGTTCACGGGTTTCCGGAATGGACACCAAGGGATATATCCAGGACCATGTGGATACGGCATCCCTGTTGGCGGAGACCGGCGTGAAGGTTATCGAGATGAATACGAGCTGCCCGAACGAAGGCAAGCACCGGCTGCTCTGCGACGATCCGGATCTGGTGGGACGAATATGCGAAGCGGTGAAAAATCGTATCGGCGACATACCGCTTATCGTCAAACTCGCCTACATTCCTGATGACCGTTTTCTTGATCGCCTGGTCGAAGCGACCGTGGCGCACGGTGTGGTGCAGGGTCTGGCAACGATCAACACGATTTCCGCCAAGCTGGTCGACTCGCATGGACGTCAGGCATTGCCCGGCGAAGGACGTGACCGCAGCGGCGTATGCGGCAATGCCATACGGCCTTCCGGTCTGGATATGGTCGCCAGACTGGATGCGATGCGTTCGCGACGGGACTTGGAGTTCTCCATCGTCGGGGTCGGCGGCGTGCTCGATGCCGAAGACTTCGCTGAATACCGAGGGGTCGGGGCCGATGCGGTAATGAGCGCGACCGGAGCGATGTGGGACCCGATGCTCGGCAGGCGAGTCGCGAATGCCTTGGGCCGGTGA